The proteins below come from a single Bacteroidales bacterium genomic window:
- a CDS encoding NifU family protein: MDIKVAEIIEQLRPYLQDDGGDIELIEVTDDLTVKVRLQGACGACPYSLMTLKNGVEEAIRREIPEIKEVVNG; this comes from the coding sequence TTAAAGTAGCTGAAATAATTGAACAACTTCGACCCTACCTCCAAGACGATGGTGGCGACATCGAATTGATTGAAGTAACCGATGACTTAACTGTTAAAGTACGCCTGCAAGGAGCATGTGGTGCATGTCCTTATAGTTTAATGACCTTAAAAAACGGCGTCGAAGAAGCAATACGTCGCGAAATACCCGAAATTAAAGAAGTGGTTAACGGTTAA